A part of Thermotoga petrophila RKU-1 genomic DNA contains:
- a CDS encoding DUF4899 domain-containing protein — protein sequence MDLYFVKFRVTSKLTSEIVQGYFLGKLNQIPEYDFFVMPGRYVRKYSVDLNLGFEEFLEDFKAKKELALKEVSEASVITDEFLNFWLIQTRKQNLRLVGSEFFRLVESGDHEALKVFMADLFREWSEKLEVEAVGTPLDYEDVSLEVVKEHFEELSTDEVFKLFQREDLRNLPEVFPVLDPLNGVTIREIEVEEKIDFVILNYGNEEFSEKFKRFLKEKFGTENVASLPGKILSKEVVKTREGNLYLLKVEFEEGIIGKAIVSPNLKIKRGESRVKISDEEWMEKIGEMLREGEESNQEKLKLRKSPQPVQKAASSDFLLAFVLALLVMGILLILSYLLFS from the coding sequence GTGGATCTCTATTTTGTGAAGTTCAGGGTCACATCGAAGCTCACATCCGAGATCGTTCAGGGATATTTCCTCGGCAAACTCAATCAGATCCCTGAGTACGATTTTTTTGTGATGCCGGGTCGGTATGTTCGAAAGTATTCGGTAGATCTGAATCTCGGATTTGAGGAGTTCCTTGAAGATTTTAAAGCAAAAAAAGAACTGGCCTTGAAAGAAGTCTCAGAAGCTTCTGTCATAACGGATGAATTCCTCAATTTCTGGCTGATTCAAACCAGAAAACAGAATCTTAGACTGGTTGGGAGCGAGTTTTTCAGGCTCGTTGAAAGTGGTGATCACGAGGCACTCAAGGTCTTCATGGCCGACCTCTTCAGGGAGTGGTCTGAAAAACTGGAAGTGGAAGCGGTAGGAACCCCGCTGGACTATGAAGATGTTTCTCTTGAAGTGGTGAAAGAACATTTTGAAGAACTTTCGACTGATGAAGTTTTCAAATTGTTTCAGAGAGAAGATTTGAGAAATCTCCCAGAAGTGTTCCCAGTTCTTGATCCTTTGAACGGTGTGACCATAAGAGAGATAGAGGTAGAAGAGAAGATAGATTTTGTTATCCTGAACTACGGAAACGAAGAATTTTCGGAGAAGTTCAAAAGGTTTCTGAAGGAAAAGTTCGGAACGGAAAATGTGGCGAGTCTTCCTGGGAAGATCCTCTCGAAAGAGGTTGTAAAGACCAGAGAAGGAAATCTTTATCTTTTGAAAGTGGAATTTGAAGAAGGGATAATTGGAAAGGCCATAGTATCCCCGAATCTGAAGATAAAACGTGGTGAAAGCAGGGTGAAGATTTCCGATGAAGAGTGGATGGAAAAAATAGGAGAGATGCTCAGGGAGGGGGAAGAATCAAACCAGGAGAAATTGAAACTGAGAAAATCTCCTCAACCCGTTCAGAAAGCGGCGAGTTCAGATTTTCTTCTGGCTTTCGTACTAGCGCTTCTCGTCATGGGAATTCTTCTAATACTCTCTTATCTTCTTTTCAGTTAG
- a CDS encoding glucose-1-phosphate adenylyltransferase, which translates to MGNTVAMILAGGQGTRLGVLTERVAKPAIPFGGKYRLIDFTLSNCVNSGIYRVGVLTQYRPHVLSKHIGIGRPWDLDRKDGGVEILPPYVGRHESDWYKGTANAVYQNLEFLEENDAELVLILSGDHVYAMNYNDLIDYHLLKEADGTIACMEVPIEEASRFGIMITNVDGKIVDFEEKPAKPRSNLASLGIYVFNYEFLKKVLIEDENDPNSSHDFGKDVIPRILRENLGSLYAFRFDGYWRDVGTLRSYWEANLELVLPVPPFNLYDPNWRFFTHTEEMPPAYVAPGSKVSTSLVSEGAEVYGNVFNSVIFQGVKIGRGTVVKNSVIMTRAEIGENCYLENVIIAESVKIGNNVRMGVGEDAENKLDPKVYSGLLTVVGMNSVIPDDMVIGKNCVIGIGVGPEDFKSKTLESGDYVIPREE; encoded by the coding sequence ATGGGAAATACCGTTGCGATGATACTGGCAGGTGGTCAGGGGACGCGGCTCGGAGTTCTCACGGAAAGAGTAGCGAAGCCTGCTATCCCTTTTGGAGGGAAATACCGTCTGATAGATTTTACTCTGAGCAACTGTGTGAATTCTGGAATCTATAGGGTAGGAGTTTTGACCCAGTACAGACCTCATGTTCTTTCGAAACACATAGGTATCGGAAGACCCTGGGATTTGGACAGGAAAGATGGAGGGGTCGAAATTCTTCCGCCTTACGTGGGTAGGCATGAGTCTGACTGGTACAAAGGAACCGCCAACGCTGTCTATCAGAATCTTGAATTTCTCGAAGAAAACGACGCGGAACTCGTTCTCATTCTCTCGGGAGATCACGTGTACGCTATGAATTACAACGATCTCATAGATTATCATCTGCTCAAAGAGGCGGATGGAACGATAGCCTGCATGGAAGTGCCCATCGAAGAGGCAAGCAGGTTTGGTATCATGATAACGAATGTGGATGGGAAAATAGTAGATTTTGAAGAAAAACCGGCAAAACCCCGATCGAATCTGGCGTCTCTGGGAATCTACGTCTTCAATTATGAATTCCTGAAGAAAGTTCTCATCGAAGACGAAAACGATCCGAACAGTTCTCATGATTTTGGAAAAGACGTGATTCCAAGAATTTTGAGAGAAAATCTCGGTTCTCTCTACGCGTTCAGATTCGATGGATACTGGAGGGACGTTGGTACGCTCAGATCTTACTGGGAAGCCAATCTGGAGCTTGTTCTTCCAGTGCCGCCTTTCAACCTCTACGATCCGAACTGGAGGTTTTTCACCCATACCGAGGAGATGCCACCCGCTTACGTGGCTCCTGGTTCGAAGGTTTCCACCTCTCTCGTGAGTGAAGGAGCAGAGGTGTATGGTAATGTTTTCAACTCTGTTATTTTCCAGGGTGTGAAGATCGGTAGAGGAACGGTGGTGAAGAACTCAGTCATAATGACCAGAGCTGAGATAGGAGAGAACTGCTATCTGGAAAACGTGATAATAGCAGAAAGTGTAAAAATAGGAAACAACGTCAGGATGGGAGTGGGTGAAGACGCTGAGAACAAACTGGATCCAAAGGTGTACTCTGGTCTCCTGACGGTGGTGGGGATGAATTCGGTGATTCCCGACGACATGGTAATAGGAAAGAACTGTGTCATAGGCATTGGTGTAGGACCTGAAGATTTCAAATCGAAAACTCTGGAATCGGGAGATTATGTGATACCCAGGGAGGAGTAG
- the glgD gene encoding glucose-1-phosphate adenylyltransferase subunit GlgD: MRVLGLILAGGKSDRLWPLTKVRASAAVPVFGKYRAIDFTLSNMVNSGIRKVGILTQYNPRSLMDHLGSGKEWDLDRKSGGLFILQPYVGPNREVWYRGTADAIFQNMTILRRGEEDHVLIGSGDHIYKMIYRDLFNYHLKKGADITLVVKELDETYNLSEYGIVQLDDDMRVVEIEEKPAHPKGNIAFLGVYFMNKELLKELLYATVPQGKYDLLLDIVIPNLDRLKVYAYRFDGYWRNVKKGIKEYYRINMDILKKEVRDELFYRNGKVYTKLKDLPPPKFTTTAVVENSLIADGSIVSGTVRNSVIFRNVRIKVGAVVENSIIMESTVVEEGAVLRNVILDKNCIVREGRVIEGDTELPVFEKRAVL, translated from the coding sequence ATGAGGGTGCTTGGATTGATTCTTGCTGGGGGAAAAAGTGATCGTTTGTGGCCTCTGACGAAGGTGAGAGCCAGTGCGGCGGTTCCTGTGTTTGGAAAGTACAGGGCTATAGACTTCACTTTGAGCAACATGGTGAATTCCGGCATCAGGAAAGTGGGTATCCTTACTCAGTACAATCCAAGGAGTTTGATGGACCATCTGGGTTCTGGAAAGGAATGGGACCTCGATCGGAAAAGCGGAGGATTGTTCATTCTCCAGCCCTACGTTGGGCCGAACAGAGAAGTTTGGTACAGGGGAACGGCGGATGCCATCTTCCAGAATATGACCATTCTAAGAAGGGGCGAGGAAGATCACGTTTTGATAGGTTCGGGAGATCACATCTACAAGATGATCTATAGAGATCTTTTCAACTACCATCTAAAAAAGGGAGCGGACATAACTCTCGTAGTTAAAGAACTCGATGAGACGTACAACTTGAGTGAATATGGAATAGTTCAGCTCGACGATGATATGAGAGTGGTGGAGATAGAAGAAAAACCTGCGCATCCAAAAGGGAACATCGCGTTTCTTGGGGTTTACTTCATGAACAAAGAACTGCTCAAGGAACTTCTTTATGCAACAGTTCCCCAGGGGAAGTACGATCTCCTTCTCGACATAGTGATTCCCAACCTTGATAGATTGAAGGTCTACGCTTACAGGTTCGATGGTTACTGGAGAAACGTGAAGAAGGGAATAAAAGAGTATTACAGGATAAACATGGATATATTGAAAAAAGAAGTACGCGATGAGCTCTTCTACAGAAACGGGAAGGTTTATACGAAGCTGAAGGATCTCCCCCCTCCAAAATTCACGACCACGGCTGTTGTTGAGAATTCTTTGATCGCAGATGGGAGCATAGTTTCCGGTACGGTGAGAAATTCTGTCATTTTCAGAAACGTGCGAATAAAAGTTGGGGCAGTAGTGGAGAATTCTATCATCATGGAAAGCACTGTCGTGGAAGAAGGCGCAGTTCTGAGAAACGTGATCCTGGACAAGAACTGTATCGTGAGAGAAGGTCGTGTCATCGAAGGAGACACAGAGTTACCTGTTTTCGAAAAAAGAGCAGTTTTGTGA
- a CDS encoding UDP-N-acetylmuramoyl-L-alanyl-D-glutamate--2,6-diaminopimelate ligase: MNISTIVSNLKDLILEVRAPYDLEITGVSNHSSKVKKGDLFICRRGEKFDSHEIIPEVMEKGAVAVVVEKEIDLDFPHIQVFDSRYFEAKVASLFFEDPWKDVLTFGVTGTNGKTTTTMMIYHMLTSLGEKGSVLTTAVKRILGSSYYDDITTPDAITILSAMKENKEGGGKFFALEVSSHALVQKRVEGVRFDVGIFTNISRDHLDFHGTFENYLKAKLHLFDLLKDDGIAILNESLADTFNRKSRKITFGTSKNADYRLGNIEVNWEGTRFVLETPDGLLRVFTKAIGDFNAYNAAAAIAALHQLGYDPKDLASSLETFTGVEGRFEVVRGAKKIGLNVVVDFAHSPDALEKLLKNVRKISQGRVIVVFGAGGNSDRGKRPMMSEVASKLADVVILTTDDPRGEDPEQIMEDLIKGIDKRKPYLVLFDRREAIETALTIANRGDSVVIAGRGHERYQIIDEEKKVPFQDREVVEEIIRDKLKGRKYAQ, translated from the coding sequence ATGAATATATCAACTATCGTGTCGAATTTAAAGGATCTCATTTTAGAAGTTCGTGCACCCTACGATCTCGAAATAACAGGTGTGTCCAACCACTCTTCTAAGGTAAAAAAAGGAGATCTCTTCATCTGCAGAAGAGGGGAAAAGTTCGATTCCCACGAGATAATACCCGAAGTGATGGAAAAAGGAGCAGTGGCTGTTGTCGTCGAAAAAGAGATAGATCTGGATTTTCCCCACATTCAGGTTTTCGATTCTCGCTATTTTGAGGCAAAGGTAGCCAGCCTCTTCTTCGAAGACCCCTGGAAAGACGTTTTAACCTTTGGAGTCACAGGAACAAACGGCAAAACCACAACAACCATGATGATCTACCACATGCTCACCTCCCTTGGAGAAAAAGGAAGCGTTCTCACCACCGCTGTGAAGAGAATTCTTGGAAGCTCCTACTACGACGACATCACCACACCGGATGCGATCACCATCCTTTCCGCCATGAAAGAGAACAAGGAAGGTGGAGGAAAGTTCTTCGCCCTCGAAGTTTCTTCTCACGCACTGGTTCAAAAAAGAGTCGAGGGAGTCAGATTCGATGTGGGTATATTCACCAACATATCACGCGATCACCTCGACTTTCACGGTACATTCGAGAACTATCTGAAAGCAAAGCTTCATCTCTTCGATCTGTTGAAAGATGACGGGATAGCCATTCTGAACGAATCATTGGCAGACACTTTCAATCGAAAATCGAGAAAAATCACCTTCGGAACATCGAAAAACGCCGATTACAGGCTGGGAAATATAGAGGTGAACTGGGAGGGGACACGGTTCGTTCTGGAAACTCCCGATGGTTTATTGAGGGTTTTCACAAAGGCGATAGGTGATTTCAACGCTTACAACGCCGCGGCCGCCATTGCTGCTCTTCACCAGCTCGGATACGATCCAAAAGACCTGGCGAGTTCCCTCGAAACGTTCACGGGGGTCGAGGGAAGATTCGAGGTAGTACGTGGAGCAAAGAAGATTGGGCTCAACGTTGTTGTCGACTTCGCCCATTCTCCAGACGCACTGGAAAAGCTCTTGAAAAATGTCAGAAAGATCTCTCAGGGAAGAGTGATAGTTGTCTTCGGGGCCGGGGGAAACAGCGACAGAGGAAAACGTCCCATGATGTCTGAGGTCGCTTCAAAACTCGCTGATGTTGTAATCCTCACAACCGATGACCCACGAGGAGAAGACCCGGAACAGATAATGGAAGACTTGATAAAGGGTATTGATAAACGCAAACCGTATCTGGTGCTCTTTGACAGAAGGGAAGCCATTGAAACGGCCCTAACTATCGCTAACAGAGGAGATTCTGTTGTCATAGCGGGAAGAGGTCACGAAAGATACCAGATAATCGATGAAGAAAAGAAGGTACCGTTCCAGGACAGAGAAGTTGTGGAAGAGATCATAAGAGACAAGCTGAAAGGGAGGAAATATGCACAATGA
- a CDS encoding UDP-N-acetylmuramoyl-tripeptide--D-alanyl-D-alanine ligase, with protein MKDLLTRRFVLNSKEVREGDVFVAVKGKRFDGHDFIDEALKNGAYAVIAERKTVNSDRIFLVESSVDALAKLAREKLGNFSGTVVGITGSSGKTTTKEILYNLLKNKRSVFKTPGNMNTEYGLPLSILNDYKGEEILVLEMAASRPGDIAHLCKIAPPDVAVLLNVGNAHLEFFGTRERIMETKMEIIKHSKENATAVTLFDDPDLRREVPCYRKTLFFGKEGGDSVLKDWWYYEGSTIAEFEAFDSLFTVKLSGYWNGGQLLNIAASLCVMRALGETVDIFDLASLKTVPGRFNVREKKDVLIVDDTYNASPEAFQTSIEALLRFPGRRFAVVGAMKELGERSKEFHEELGERLNVLDGVYIFLSEPEAEWIKSKKIILKSDDPEKIAKDLASRVTEGDVVLFKASRAVRIEKVLEMFEKELERK; from the coding sequence ATGAAAGATCTCCTCACAAGGCGCTTCGTTCTGAACTCGAAAGAAGTGAGAGAAGGTGACGTGTTCGTTGCCGTGAAAGGGAAAAGATTCGATGGTCACGATTTTATAGATGAAGCCCTCAAGAATGGTGCTTATGCAGTTATCGCTGAGAGAAAAACAGTGAATTCCGATAGAATATTTCTCGTAGAAAGTTCCGTTGACGCACTTGCAAAACTGGCCCGAGAAAAGCTCGGAAATTTTTCTGGCACGGTCGTCGGTATAACGGGTTCGTCAGGAAAGACCACTACGAAAGAAATATTGTACAACCTTCTCAAGAACAAAAGAAGTGTTTTCAAAACACCGGGAAACATGAACACGGAGTACGGGTTGCCACTCTCCATCCTCAACGATTACAAAGGAGAGGAAATCCTGGTTCTCGAAATGGCCGCGAGCAGGCCCGGTGATATCGCTCACCTGTGTAAAATCGCTCCTCCGGATGTCGCCGTTCTCCTCAACGTTGGAAACGCCCATCTCGAGTTTTTTGGAACACGAGAGAGAATCATGGAAACCAAAATGGAGATCATCAAGCACTCGAAAGAAAATGCAACAGCCGTAACACTCTTTGACGATCCCGATTTGAGAAGGGAAGTACCTTGTTACAGAAAAACGTTGTTCTTCGGCAAAGAAGGCGGTGACTCGGTTCTAAAGGATTGGTGGTACTATGAGGGTTCCACGATCGCAGAGTTCGAAGCTTTTGATTCTCTTTTTACAGTGAAACTCTCCGGATACTGGAACGGAGGGCAACTCTTGAACATCGCCGCTTCTCTGTGTGTCATGAGAGCTTTGGGCGAAACTGTGGATATCTTCGATCTTGCCAGCCTGAAAACAGTTCCCGGCCGTTTCAATGTGAGAGAAAAAAAAGATGTGCTGATCGTGGACGATACGTACAACGCAAGCCCTGAAGCGTTTCAAACTTCTATAGAGGCGCTTCTTCGCTTTCCTGGAAGGAGATTCGCCGTTGTTGGAGCAATGAAAGAGCTTGGGGAGAGGTCGAAGGAATTTCACGAAGAGCTCGGAGAGAGATTGAACGTTCTGGATGGGGTGTACATTTTCTTGTCAGAACCCGAAGCGGAATGGATCAAGTCCAAGAAGATCATTCTGAAGTCAGACGATCCCGAAAAGATAGCGAAAGATCTTGCTTCCAGGGTAACAGAAGGGGATGTGGTTCTCTTCAAAGCTTCAAGAGCGGTGAGAATAGAAAAAGTTCTGGAAATGTTTGAAAAGGAGCTGGAGAGAAAATGA
- the mraY gene encoding phospho-N-acetylmuramoyl-pentapeptide-transferase, protein MIAANFLLNLFLYPILIKLFRRRRIGQYIRKEGPDLHGYKEGTPTMGGILFVLTGFLFGMISKTTTMVLLGMFLFFLIGFLDDFLSVVRKDSTGLKTYQKALLQTLSALIMLLLIRPETNVDFFGFTIEMGKWYYLFALLVIVGSSNAMNLTDGLDGLAGWIYVSGSIPYWFFLKERGVSEDILLILGAGVLAFLVFNSKPAKIFMGDTGSITLGGVLGTVSVLTKTEFYLVLFFLIPVIETLSVILQVGSFKIFKRRIFRMSPLHHHFELIGWSEEKIVAVFTVFNLISSLVVLEIFGVIA, encoded by the coding sequence ATGATAGCAGCAAATTTTCTTCTGAACCTTTTTCTTTATCCGATCCTCATAAAACTCTTCAGACGAAGAAGAATCGGGCAGTACATAAGGAAAGAAGGCCCAGACCTTCACGGCTACAAAGAGGGTACCCCCACCATGGGAGGTATTCTGTTCGTTCTGACCGGTTTTCTGTTTGGAATGATTTCGAAGACAACTACGATGGTGTTGCTCGGCATGTTTCTCTTCTTCCTCATCGGTTTTCTGGATGACTTTCTCAGTGTGGTAAGAAAAGACTCCACGGGGTTGAAAACTTATCAGAAGGCTCTGCTTCAGACTCTATCAGCCCTCATTATGTTGCTTCTGATACGTCCTGAAACGAACGTCGATTTCTTTGGCTTCACGATTGAGATGGGAAAGTGGTATTACCTCTTCGCGCTCCTGGTCATCGTGGGAAGCTCGAACGCCATGAACCTGACGGACGGACTGGATGGGCTGGCCGGTTGGATATACGTGAGCGGAAGCATCCCTTACTGGTTTTTCCTCAAAGAAAGGGGAGTCTCAGAGGACATTCTGCTGATCCTTGGAGCCGGTGTTCTTGCCTTTCTAGTGTTCAATTCGAAACCCGCAAAGATCTTCATGGGAGACACAGGTTCTATCACACTCGGTGGGGTTTTGGGAACTGTTTCCGTTCTAACGAAAACGGAGTTCTATCTGGTGCTTTTCTTTTTGATCCCCGTCATCGAAACATTGAGCGTTATTCTTCAGGTGGGATCTTTCAAGATCTTCAAACGCAGGATATTCAGAATGTCTCCTCTGCACCATCACTTCGAATTGATCGGATGGAGCGAGGAAAAAATCGTGGCAGTGTTCACCGTTTTCAATCTGATATCTTCTCTTGTCGTTCTTGAGATCTTCGGGGTGATAGCGTGA
- the murD gene encoding UDP-N-acetylmuramoyl-L-alanine--D-glutamate ligase, producing the protein MRIGFLGFGKSNRSLLKYLLKHQEAKFFVSEAKTLDGETKKFLEEHSVEYEEGGHTEKLLECDVVYVSPGIKPDTSMIELLSSRGAKLSTELQFFLDNVDPKKVVGITGTDGKSTATALMHHVLSERGFKSFLGGNFGTPAVEALEGEYDYYVLEMSSFQLFWSERPYLSNFLVLNISEDHLDWHSSFEEYVDSKLKPVFLQTEGDLFVYNKHIERLKDLEGVRSRKIPFWTDENFATEKELIVRGKRYTLPGNYPYQMRENVLAVSVLYMEMFNELESFLELLRDFKPLPHRMEYLGQIDGRHFYNDSKATSTHAVLGALSNFDKVVLIMCGIGKKENYSLFVEKASPKLKHLIMFGEISKELAPFVGKIPHSIVENMEEAFEKAMEVSEKGDVILLSPGGASFDMYENYAKRGEHFREIFKRHGGDEV; encoded by the coding sequence GTGAGAATAGGCTTTCTGGGTTTTGGAAAGAGCAACAGGTCCCTTCTGAAATATCTTTTGAAGCATCAAGAAGCGAAATTTTTCGTGAGCGAAGCAAAAACTCTGGACGGTGAAACGAAAAAATTTCTGGAAGAACACTCCGTGGAATACGAAGAAGGAGGCCACACCGAAAAACTCCTGGAGTGCGATGTTGTTTACGTGAGTCCCGGAATAAAACCAGACACGAGCATGATCGAACTCCTCTCTTCCAGAGGTGCGAAACTATCCACAGAACTTCAGTTTTTCTTGGACAATGTAGATCCAAAAAAGGTCGTGGGCATCACGGGGACTGACGGAAAAAGCACCGCTACCGCCCTCATGCATCATGTGCTTTCCGAAAGGGGATTCAAATCTTTCCTTGGTGGAAACTTTGGTACACCGGCTGTGGAAGCCCTGGAAGGAGAGTACGACTATTACGTACTGGAAATGAGCAGTTTCCAGCTTTTCTGGAGCGAAAGACCGTATCTTTCAAATTTCCTCGTTCTGAACATATCCGAAGATCATCTGGATTGGCACTCCTCTTTCGAAGAATACGTTGATTCAAAGTTGAAACCGGTTTTTCTCCAGACAGAAGGAGATCTGTTCGTCTACAACAAGCACATAGAGCGCTTGAAAGATCTGGAAGGTGTGAGATCCAGAAAAATCCCTTTCTGGACGGATGAAAACTTTGCTACAGAAAAGGAACTGATCGTTCGCGGGAAGAGATACACACTTCCTGGAAACTATCCGTATCAGATGAGGGAAAACGTACTGGCAGTTTCCGTTCTTTACATGGAAATGTTCAACGAACTGGAAAGTTTTCTGGAACTTCTCAGAGATTTCAAACCGCTCCCGCACAGAATGGAATACCTGGGTCAAATAGATGGAAGGCATTTTTACAACGACTCGAAAGCCACGTCGACACACGCGGTACTGGGTGCGCTCTCCAACTTCGACAAGGTAGTTCTCATAATGTGTGGAATCGGTAAAAAAGAAAATTACTCTCTCTTCGTGGAAAAAGCCAGTCCAAAGCTGAAACATCTCATCATGTTCGGAGAGATATCGAAAGAACTCGCTCCGTTTGTGGGGAAAATTCCTCACAGCATCGTTGAAAATATGGAAGAAGCCTTTGAAAAAGCAATGGAAGTCTCTGAAAAAGGTGATGTGATTCTTCTCAGCCCGGGAGGAGCGAGCTTTGACATGTACGAAAACTACGCAAAAAGAGGTGAACACTTCAGAGAGATCTTCAAACGACACGGAGGGGATGAAGTTTGA
- a CDS encoding FtsW/RodA/SpoVE family cell cycle protein, producing the protein MNEKSLVFFVIVLLCVGFISLSSFEIVRDYVKPVRDTAHVVLNHLMKLAVAIAFFVVFLYTDHRLLFSKQIIIGGYVLSLVLLTVVLFLPSSERGAHRWIDLGSFSFQPSELVKIYILLFLAWYVEKNSLFMKKFFRGFLKPILLVSPLLFLVLIEPDFSTFVLLVFMVILTLYAAETRGIYVLSFFLVIISLFISMYKTGVLEHFMKNYQMERLISYLRGNVSEQVVEAVNAIRNGGTLGKGLVLGEEKLFVPVVTSDFVLAIVGEELGFIGLGVVLFSFYGLVHSLVKVATKMHTVPSVRTFISGFAILIMLQVMTNVGVISGILPVTGVTLPLVSYGGSSLLSIMIGFGIVGNMILESERE; encoded by the coding sequence TTGAACGAAAAATCTCTCGTGTTCTTTGTCATCGTACTTCTGTGCGTGGGGTTCATATCTCTCAGCAGTTTTGAAATAGTTCGGGATTATGTGAAACCGGTCAGAGACACCGCACACGTGGTGCTGAACCATTTGATGAAGCTCGCGGTGGCCATCGCTTTTTTCGTTGTCTTCCTCTACACGGACCACAGATTGCTCTTCTCAAAGCAAATCATCATAGGGGGATACGTCCTCTCCCTTGTCCTTCTGACGGTCGTGCTGTTCCTCCCCTCGAGTGAGAGAGGTGCACACAGGTGGATAGATCTTGGTAGCTTTTCATTCCAGCCATCCGAACTGGTCAAAATCTACATTCTTCTGTTTCTCGCGTGGTACGTCGAAAAAAACTCCCTGTTCATGAAAAAATTCTTCAGGGGATTTTTGAAGCCGATTCTTCTTGTTTCTCCTCTACTCTTCCTTGTTCTGATAGAACCCGATTTCAGTACTTTTGTGCTTCTTGTTTTCATGGTTATCCTCACACTCTACGCTGCTGAAACTCGCGGGATTTACGTGCTGAGTTTCTTTCTGGTGATAATTTCTCTTTTTATTTCCATGTATAAAACCGGTGTTCTGGAACATTTCATGAAAAATTACCAGATGGAAAGACTCATATCGTATCTGAGAGGGAACGTTTCAGAACAGGTTGTTGAAGCAGTGAACGCTATAAGAAACGGTGGTACGCTTGGCAAAGGATTAGTTCTCGGTGAAGAAAAGCTCTTCGTGCCTGTGGTGACAAGCGACTTCGTGTTAGCTATAGTGGGAGAAGAGCTTGGCTTCATAGGACTGGGAGTTGTCCTGTTCTCATTTTACGGATTGGTTCACAGCCTTGTGAAGGTCGCTACGAAAATGCATACGGTTCCATCAGTCAGAACGTTCATCTCCGGTTTCGCTATTTTGATAATGCTTCAGGTGATGACGAACGTTGGTGTCATATCCGGAATTCTTCCAGTCACGGGAGTAACTCTTCCTCTGGTAAGCTATGGAGGGAGTTCACTTCTTTCTATCATGATAGGCTTTGGAATAGTCGGAAATATGATTCTGGAGAGTGAAAGAGAGTGA
- the murG gene encoding undecaprenyldiphospho-muramoylpentapeptide beta-N-acetylglucosaminyltransferase, with translation MIKVAAAGGGTGGHLYPLLAILETLAKRVDVKVLFFAVKGKIDERVVRKDHPEFETVSIDVRGLLRPLHHPKNLWRTLKIGIATIEVKKHLKRFKPDLVVLTGGYISGVVGLAAKDLGIPIFVHEQNVVPGLAVKVLSQYAKKVFVSFERTRDYLREWQDKIVVTGCPVRETEKEAPLKDFVLVLGGSLGSEAINELMEKVYPELQETQFVHSTGSDDWTERLSVFPNVTALTYIDPMGAYWKKAIASISRAGASTIAEMMYYGVPGILIPWESSAESHQLENALEAERLGYGIVIRENEASPRKIIESIDKVVKKGKIEKMKENPASKISEEILGEIM, from the coding sequence GTGATAAAGGTCGCTGCAGCTGGCGGTGGAACTGGTGGACATCTCTATCCACTTCTGGCCATCCTCGAGACGCTCGCGAAAAGAGTTGACGTGAAGGTCCTGTTCTTCGCTGTAAAAGGCAAAATCGATGAGAGAGTTGTGAGAAAAGATCATCCAGAGTTCGAAACAGTTTCAATCGATGTCAGAGGTTTGCTCAGGCCACTCCATCATCCAAAAAACCTGTGGAGAACCTTGAAGATAGGAATTGCTACGATCGAAGTAAAGAAACATTTGAAGCGCTTCAAACCGGATTTAGTGGTTCTCACGGGTGGATACATATCTGGAGTTGTGGGGCTAGCCGCTAAGGATCTTGGGATACCCATCTTTGTTCACGAACAAAACGTCGTTCCAGGACTCGCAGTGAAAGTTCTCTCACAGTACGCGAAGAAAGTTTTCGTCTCTTTCGAAAGAACCCGAGATTATCTGAGAGAATGGCAGGATAAAATCGTCGTCACTGGATGTCCGGTGAGAGAAACGGAAAAAGAAGCACCTCTGAAGGATTTCGTGCTCGTTCTCGGTGGAAGTTTGGGAAGCGAAGCGATAAACGAGTTGATGGAAAAGGTGTATCCAGAACTTCAGGAAACTCAATTCGTACATTCCACAGGGTCAGACGATTGGACAGAAAGACTTTCCGTTTTTCCAAATGTAACAGCACTCACTTACATAGACCCCATGGGAGCCTACTGGAAGAAAGCGATCGCGTCCATTTCAAGGGCAGGGGCGAGTACAATCGCAGAGATGATGTACTACGGTGTTCCCGGAATACTGATACCGTGGGAAAGTTCCGCCGAATCACACCAGCTTGAAAACGCTCTGGAAGCGGAAAGGCTGGGGTATGGTATCGTTATCAGAGAAAACGAGGCGTCACCCCGAAAAATAATCGAGTCTATTGATAAAGTGGTGAAAAAAGGTAAAATAGAGAAGATGAAAGAAAACCCTGCTTCCAAAATATCTGAGGAAATACTGGGGGAGATAATGTGA